DNA sequence from the Amphiprion ocellaris isolate individual 3 ecotype Okinawa chromosome 17, ASM2253959v1, whole genome shotgun sequence genome:
TATGTTCGAATTTCcctttttttgcccttttttatgtatttatagacacatattttgcaaatgaaagattttaaataatttgtcaACTATATTAACCTGTTAAAAAGGTGTTGTTCTTGCCAcagtcgccttagggcttgctctgggggttcaagcatatgggttctgtaaagcatcttgagacaatttgacctgtaactgacgctatattaaaaaaatttaattgaattataTTGTATCCACTAGTGAATAAATCATACAGCCATTGttttaaacaagaaattaaACCAGTTTTCACTGGGGTGATTGTGATTACCCTGCTTTACAAATTTACTTCTTGTCATAGCAAAGGGACCCACATCATAAGCTTTGGGATTATAGCATGTTCTCCCCTCTATGCCGATTATCACAAAACTCCCCAAGTGAGGAAACTTGCACTAAAGGGCAGTTATAGGGCAAAGATACACATGGCCATTCAGATCACAGACCTCAGATTCTAAAATGGATGTTCAACTTGTGATATATTCCACTTTTATATCTAATAAAAGGTTCTCAAGCAGAACTTGCTTTGTCctatgaaagaaaaatcaaattCTGACTGAACCAACGCACTTCACTGACACTTGGCAATTATTCATTAATTGATAATGCAAAATTCTGCATTGGAAACAGAAATGTAAGGTTCTTCAAGCAACATTAATGTATTAGTCCTCAAACCTTCCCACAACACACAATCCAAgcaaatttttgtaaaacacgTGAGCCATGCCATGCTAATGTGCAGTGGTGTCAACAAATCGGTTAGACAATGTCCAATTATTGTTGGTCTCTTCGGGTCAAAATACCATGAAGATCATTTCCAAATGTGTCACACTGAAACCAAATTTAGACAACAAATAACACAGAGATAACTGCTGTGTGAAAGAACTATAATTAAAGCCACACTCAATTAACTTCTGTGAACACAAATTTCTGTGTTGCGTTATTGTTATAATGTGGTCTGCTGAACCCGTGTTGTAGATTTCTCCTTCTCAATCAGATTAgttgttttctattttccacTTTGGGGTtccatttaaaagtaaaattttagAATAATTGGACACATCTAACATTTGAAGTCAAGCGTGTTATGAATGAAGAGTCGAGGGTGCTTAACTGTGAttcaaaagtgtttttttaacaggGCATAAGGGATTTACCTCTCTGTTGAGCCTTGTATTTTGATTTTGAGTTTGTATTTTTAGGGCTGTGGCGCTGAATCATACCTCACACTCCCTGGAGCCAGAAATTGTGCAAGTGCAGGAACCAGTGCCATTGCCTAGCACCTCCAATGCTTCTGGTGTGGCAGCAGGGTTGTAGCTCATGTAATACTCTTGGAGCTGGGAGCTGAGGTTCTGCTCTGGCTCTGGACTCTTTTTGCGACGCTTCCGTCCCACCATGGACCGTTGCTGCAGCAACCTGGTTGCACCTGGGTAGCGCCGCCACAGCACATAGATAATTGTCAAGATTAGGGACATGGTGAAGAAGAGTGCCACGCTGCCCACCACCACTTTGTGCAGAGTCATGTGCTCCATCTCAGGGGGCGGCAATTGAGTGGGTCGAGGGCGGACCATTGAGTCTCTAGGGTCTTTGCTCATATGCCCCGGATAGGTAGGATGGGGAATAGGCCGAGGTCTGAATGGTGGGATAGGACCAAAGGTGTTCGTCGGTGGCAGAGGTGGAGATCCGCTAGTCGGGGCAAAGGTTGGTTCAGCAGTGGCTTCAGAAATGAGCTCCGACATTGGGGAGGGTGTTTCAgtcagaatgtaatcagtttccTCACAAATGCCATGGTTCCTCGTGGCTTCCATGATTTTCTCCCCCTGGAGATACTTTGGGCTGCTGCATATCATAGTGGTGTCCTTACTGCCCCGAAAATTTCTCAACCATGCGACAAGGGGGCAAATGCCTGTTCCACAATCCCACATATTGCCAGCAAGGCTAATGGAGGTCAGCGAGATCCATGCTAACACTGCCTCTTGAGACACATTGGACAGTTTGTTGGATTCCAGGTTTAGGACTTGAAGGTTGGGCAAGCAGTGGAACACGGCGGGATCCAGTGTCTGGATTTCATTTCCAGACAGGTCAAGTTTCTGAAGTGTATACCAAGTCCATGGAAGGCCCTGGTTGACCACCCTAATGCGATTCCACTGCAGGTAGAGTGATCTCAGATTGGCTAAGcgtggaaacagaaaaaagttgATCCGTGAGAACTGGTTATGCTCCAGATGCAACTCCATCAGCTTCTGTAGCCCCAAAAAGGTGGTGCGAGTGAGAGCCTTGATTCGATTGTAGCCCAAATCTAGAAACTCCAAACTTCGGCACTCCAGGAATGCCCGAATTGGGATATTGGAGAGACCATTTGAGCGTAGGTGAAGGTTTTGTAGTTTTCGTAGCCCATGGAATTGACCTGGCTGCAGGATTTCCAATTTGTTGTAGGACAAGTCCAGACTGCGAAGGTTGGGAATTCCATGGAATGTCGAATTATGTAGAGACGTGATCCTGTTGGAGCTCAGTATTAGCTCTTTAAGCCTGCGGACCCCCTGGAATGCTCGACTGTCAACAGCTGAGATCTGATTGTGGTCTAAGTATATCCAGAGAAGCTGGCTGAGGTGAGCGAACTGATATGGTAGCAGGGTGTGCAGTTCATTGTAGCGCAGGGAGAGGCCCTGGCAACCAACTGAGATGTTTTCTGGTACATCTAAAAATCCAGATGAGTCACAGTGGACAGTTTTTCCTTCACATCGACAAAAATTGGGGCAGGTGCGCTCCCCAAAGCTGAATAAGAGGGGTGCCCgcaagaggaggagcagagggaaGAGGAGGTGTGTCAATCGTCCATCACTCAGCAATGGACCTGTGAGGCAAAGTAAGACAGAAAGGAAGAAGGCTTTAAGGAACTGATTGAAGATCAACATACATTTTAAGAATTAATTTCAGTCAAACAAAAAGGATTCAACTGATTTACATTGCAAGGAATAATTTCAACTTTACTTTGTTAAAGAGTACCAGAAGAGTTGAATCAAATAGATGGAAAAGCttgatgaaaaacaagaaaaagtagAATTCAAAGGGCAAGCCACTGTATGTGCTGAAAAAGGCCTAACAGTGAAATTTGCTGTAACAAAAGATACAGATTTCAGTATTTTGTTCCTACTATGTTCGATGAAGAATTACATATCAGCATCATCTCACAAGGGACAGTGTGTCTTTTCTTCTTATCATCACCAACAATGGTGAGGACCATATGTTCAGAGTTGAAATTTGGGAAAGATAATCTTGCAAATACTGACTTTATCAAAAATTACCTCCACACTAATGCACATGGAACAATTGCTGTATCCTAAGAGTTGCTACCCACCTCTTTCATTTGCTATGGCTGCTTTAGTCCTGAAGCACTACAGCGAGAAGCTCTACCATGCATCTTTGCATACTTTCTAGTCTTCCCATCACACAGGTCACGACACTGGTTTGCACTAAAGTGCACTTATTGAGATGTAGCTCTCTTCAAGCATATTAATATTCTGCACACAGTCATCTCATGAATGCTGAACATCTGGATAAACATCCTACACATCTGTTAAGGTTAAAAATCTGGGAGACTCTGCTTAATTGTAGAGCAGCTACATTTCAATAGATGGTGAGAAaggattttctttttagttttgaaGGTTTGCCACTATTTGCAAAGACCAAAATGACCCTGAGttgatttgaaaaacaaacttagacataattttttgtcaagaaaaatcatccaaaaatcTACTTTAACTGTGAGATAAGCTTTCAGCTTTCACTCTGCTTACGCTGCACCTTTTTctcagaaatgcaaaaaaagaattCACAGTATTCTCTGAACTGGTATGATATATGTCTGCATTTAATACAAAAAAGGCAGGAGTAACAGCAAAGACATAGTCCCAAAGATTTAAGTTTCAAAGACTTCAACCTTTAaccaatttttttgtcaaattttgaaaaatatatagTACCTTACTCAAAAAACTGTTTCTAGGATTTAATGCCCCTCCACTTCAGATTTTCTTCTGTCAAAAAAGAGATGTTCTATGTATGGTTTAGGCTCTCAGGACTTGAGCTCCATACTTGATCAAAGCAACCTGCAGTTATCTATTTTGGATGTTGTCCTGTTCATTACAGTGAACAAATTTCATTGTACCACTACGCCGATGACACAATCCTAAACTGTAATGGTCAGTCTATCAAACCAGCCTTTGCACAATTGTAGCTCGGGGCTGACAATCTCATGTTTTAAACTTGTTGTAAatgcaggtttttctttttaaacaggGGCAACAGAATACTACTAACTACTAATCTTTGCTGTCAATCCTGAATGGAGCTTCTATTGCACTAGATTGTGAATATAAATATCTTCTTGTTTGGATCAATGGTGACCTTAACCTCCATGCAAATGCAATGTCTGTCAGATTTTCCAAGCTGCTCTTGGACCTTGGCCTGTTTTTATACATAGTCCtacgtttgtttgtttttttttggacagcaCAGCAAGACAACCATACAGACAAGGATTTTTAAGGCCAAAGAGTGCAATAATCTTTTCTGTCGCTTGATGTAAACaccttcaaattaaagctgacagCCAGACCTTTAACATTACAAGCATGTTTGATTTCAGATTCTACATGCTGCGGTACAAAGTCAGCATGGTAAAAGATATGTCACTGTTGTAATACATTCTGACTACACCATATGTCAAGGGACACATCAAATCAAGGGCTCAGCTTGCTCAGGCTAAGGACAGTCATATCTCACAATAAAGCTCCATTCATGTCTTAGTGCATCGCCTCAGCTGTCTACTCTCATGTTCAGCGGCAGATTTGACAAATCAGTGAGTAAACTGTTTGGGATTACTGCAGTACGGTAATTCCATTGTAAGCacaatttttttacagtatattttagtatttttatgacattattAGATGGAAGTTGACAGGCCCTTGTGTCTTCTGtttagcttttctttctttcttcataaCAAGTGTCTTTTCCTTTTAAAGTGTAGTTTTCCACAAGCTTAAGGCTACAAACCTTCTCATGTATTATGCATACACAAAGAATACCTTCACCTATCTCCTCTCACACGGGTTGCTAAAAATGAGACAGCACATATTGACACAGCAAGGCAATCATATTCATCACATTAGCATTAAACATTAGCATTAATTCGTGCATGCCTAAATATAACTTATGAACAGTTGACTTAATGTCGGCTTCCCACAGAACTGTGCTCAGATGGAGATGATTGCAGGTAGGACACACACATTTGGACTGCTACACTAGTGAGGACCCACAATGTATTCTTTATCAAAATTCAAAGGAGTCGAAAGTGCATAATGTCCTCACTGTCAAGGTCTAAAATGAGAATAACTCTTCACAAGATCAGAAATaaagggacacacacacacactctaaatGTTCTGATTTGGTTTGTACATGCGTAGGAAGGTAGTGTTTGACTTTGGACAAGGTTTGGAAAGTGACAGCGAGCGAATGACCTGAATACCAAAACAGAAATGCATCATATTACTGGTAGGATGAGCAACTCTGTATACATGAGTTTGAGGGAAAGATATTGCTTTCTGGAGCATATTAAACAGACAGGTTTTACAGAAAATTGTAAAGGTATGTAGACAAAGAGAGGCTATAATGATGATCTGTGAATTGAAGATGCAAGTCATGTGCTGTGCATTATAATTACCTTAAATATATTAACACTGACAATTCCCCAGAAAGCTGTAGATGAATAGTATATAAACCACCGCATAATGACTCTTGTAATTGTTCATTACTAGCTTAAATATGTAGTGGAgctttaatataaagtaaagTTCCAGGACAGATGCATTATGCGTTCAGTAAATCACTTGTTATTTCTGTGTGCTGAACTGCTCTTGTGAGCCGCGAGCTAACAAAAATAAACTTGTAGAAAATCCCTGCATTGTGTGGCATATGGTAGGCAGAAAGCATTATTATGCATCATTATACCACGACTTGGAGGCTGTCACACGGCACAGTGACAATTTCATGCTAAAATGGGTGGCAAACATGCACTGTCTCACATGCAATCACAAACTGCCGGATGTCATTCTGCTACACCTCGGTAACAGCATGTAGCTCTTGACTGTCTCATGTTGGAAAGGATACTTTACCAGCGATTGGATATTTGTGCACAGTGTTTAGCAACTCTTGCTGTTGTCTTCCCTGCAGGAATCGCATAATGGCAGGACTAAAACTGCATGCAAAGACTGATATGTAACTTGGTTTGGCGGCTTACATTACACTACTTCATTGTGGTTGCATGTGATAAACTGGTGGTAATTTACGTGTGCCATGAATTACTGCGTAAGCACCAGAGCATACAGTACCACTGCACAATCATAATGGCTCTGCTTTAATGACAATTATCTTGTGGCTACTAGAAAGCACTCAACAAACCCATACGTACCTCCTCGGAGGCTGCATAAACCTAAgtgtgttatttgaaagaaatgtcaaGGAGCTGCTCATCTGTGTCTGAATAGTAGAGAGATAAACAATCTTGGGCGACTTTTCTTTCAAGGTATCTAGTTTCAGAATGTCTTCCAACTTTCTACTAATATATGATGAGCCCTGTGACTGGTTATGGaaagaaaatatatacactacctttcaaaagtttgggtcactcagaaatgtccttattttggaaagaaaagcagtttttttcaatgaagataatgtagtaaatgactattctagctggaaatggctgatttttagtggaatatctccataggggtacagaggaacatttccagcaaccatcactcctgtgttctaatgctacattgtgttagctaatggtgttgaaagactaattgatgattagaaaaacccttgtgcaattatgttagcacatgaataaaagtgtgagttttcatggaaaacatgaaattgcctgggtgacgccaaacttttgaaaggtagtgcaTATATGTATGGTATATTACAGATATATCCAACTAAATAGCAACCAAAAAGacagccaaaaaaaagacattttcaagaATGGAAGTTTCCATGAATATGCCAGAACGccagaggggagaaaaaaaaaggtagagCAGCAGAAGGGGAGAAAAGGGAATAGAGGTGAATGAGGTCTGTACGGCAGTGAGTGCACGAAAATGAATGAAGAGACACACAATGTGAAAATGTGCGCTATAAATAAATACCTCGAATCCTCCGAGCAAAAGATTCACTGCCGCTTCCATCCCCTCCAATAATGACTCTGTGAACTCGCCAAGCATCCATCGCACTACACACAACCATCACTTTTCCCTAAATGATAATCCCGTTGGAGCATTTCAAAGGTCTGTTGTGAAGCCTCGGGGGGAAATTCCACTATGTCATATCACTAAAAACTACATTTGGGATTTTGCCTGCATGTGCCTCcgaaaagaaaacagatgggGCTTACTCAGACGTATTTCGGATGGTAGAGAAAAACTCCAGGCTGTATTGCCGCAGCCACAACGCTCTGCCACTGGCTCATTGACGCCTCCGCTTGACAGCATCTTTAATTAGCGTACATTGGTTGCAGCATGGATTTCTGCGTAGACAGAACAGTAATAAAAAACCCACTGGACATGTGTACACTGGCTTCCCATGGGGAAGCCTTACACGGCAGAATGAGGAGAGATATTTACTCAGCACGGATTGATTAACCGATCATTACGTGTGTTGTTATGTGGAGGCAACACACATTGTTAGGCATTATATGCAAAGCTGCACTGTGAGAGAATATCATCTATCaccagaaaatacacaaaaatttaAAAGGTGTCTGTCTTGATGTCATTCGGTGAAAAACGGCAGAATTTGGATGAAGCAAAAACCGATACGATGAAAAACCTTAACCATGAATAACATACAGCAACCACAGCTCAGGCAGGCGTTGCTATTTAATCTGTTCCTCCACGGCGCAGATTCCATCTAAAACGGTAAGCTACACACATCTGTTTACCTGCTCTGTCTTCTTAGTAGAGCGTGGCCAATCGCAGCCAGAGGCTTTTGGAGATTGCATATCTCGCAGAAGTTAAATCTTGGAGATTTGAACAACACCGGCGCAGTAGAGCAACGCCAAAGTTGAAGTTAGTGCACTTATCGCAAAAGTAAATCTTCACAACTCTCAAGTATGTTCAGCGCCAGTTATTTCACAGCAAGAATGAAGAGCAGTGGAAGGACTTTGATTTGGAGTGTGTGGCCAGCAAGTTGCATCATTTGGGACAATTTATCAGATTCtgtacaaagccacaaaagGAGTCTGTACAGCTCTGTTCACATATGTAGTAGAAAAGTGACTGAAGTGTAAAATTGGTGCAATCtgtgacaaaaaatatgaactGCTGACCTTTTTCTGCatgttgaaaatgagaaaaggcTAATTAAAATATCCTTTCAAAAgaagaattaaaacaaaatgaatttcagttttcatcaaaaaatgaaatgaatgatagtgttaaaaatggatgaatggacaAATGAGGTATTCAATGCAAAATCTTATTAACCTTCGGAGTTTCAAACCCAcctgtgggtttgaaaggcatgttatctttaaagaaAATCACTAAATTTACACCTTTGTAgagctagaaaaaaaaaaaaatagaaaaattatcAGATTTTTACCTTCCCAGCGGTCTAATCCACTGTGAAGTGCTGTTCCATCGTGAAAtgtaatcaaatctaagcttaaaatcacgaTATTTGATCAcattcactttattctacatctcATTCAAGAATTCTCCAAAAACTGACCGTTCTTAGTAAACACATTCTGTAAAGAACAGACTTCATAGTGCAACCTGGAAGcgatgagtgactcagctgtgaccaaccaTCAAAAGATAGAAAATTGTGAGActcaactgaactgcaggctgtgttatTTACTGAGCAGCTAAGAGACAAGTAAAGAAACAAATTTAATATATAAGtagtaaaatgtacattttttttcacttgataTCATCTGGGCCTAgttggaaaaaatgttgtacatattgattCTAGGTTCTTTCAATTTTTGTAGGATAAATATTGAAACTATTCaactttctttcctttttttttttttcccctctgctatgctgcacagaagacatttctgtttCTCCCTATTTCTagtcatggctgtgctgtttcatAAAGTTCCAGGATATATTGCggcaaaaaatgagcccacagtgagtaaaaacatgacaggagcagaaaatcCCAGAAACTGTgacctgcatgtgtttgtgtatttgcacaATGTATTTAATCACTTGacacaatatttcatttcattctttcattcagttatttcctgtctttgtctctAATGTTgtttatctgcaaaataactgagacggacaacaaaaaacatagaCAACATGccaacttttaaacagtagatAAGCTGGCGTCACTAATTGAAAACTTAATCATCAGCTGTGTGTTACGTTCAGTCTCGTGCTTTTTGTGTAGCCATGAGAACGAATGAGCGAGTTCCAAGATTAATGTCAGCAGTCAATAAGCTAGCTCATCCTCTAGATGTTCTCTGAGGAAATATCTCCACTCTGTCAGATGTTTTACCTTCTGTTCTCAAAATAAAGCCAGACATTGGACAATATTTTGGTGAACAAACGAACGAACGAGTTTTCCGAGTGATTTTCTGCTCTGCAGCAGAGAGAATCAGTAGCTTTAGTGAGGAGAGTTGGTCTGCTGTATTGCTGCAGAGCAGAGTGACTCTGACACTGTGTGAGAGAAGTAAACAGGCGCCTTTTTCCACTAAGTTTGTGATAGATGAGAATGAAACCTGTAACCATGAGGAATGCACTCAATAAAGATGGTGACAGCTGGAGCCTCACAATGCGCAGAGGGCAGAAAGACTAACAGCACATGACAAAAACGCTCAAAAGTTTCTCAGTCACTAAAACCAGaatgtcttttgtgtttgttacaCCCTAGCTCAGCCAGAGTTAACAGAGGCAACACAAAGccatttgtttttggtttggtaAAGTTCTTTATTGCCtagtaatttaataaataaagtaagGAGGCAGCTGAATGTTTGCGAGAATTTGTGCGATGCTCCCGATTAAAGCTAAAACGAAGGCAGCAGCACCCCTATGCCTGGTGTGtttcacaaaaaacaactgatcGTCTTTGTGCGACTGTGCAGAATGGAAGCCTGGCCCCATTCCCAGACAGTTGAAGGATCGCCTCGGTACAACAACTAGGGTCAAGATACTAGTACCGGCTAACaaccagcagaaaaacaagagacaCGGTGGCGAGTTGCCCACAATAACTCAGAGCCACCCTGAGTGGTGTCAGTTGTGAGTTTGAACAGGGCGATGACAGCAATACAGGTTGGCTGATTGTGGAGCTGGATCGTCCAATCAGGGTCAAGCATTGCCAGGAAGCAGAGTGAGCAAGTAAAAAGGGACAATTATGGACGGGGGACTGCACAACAGAATCAAAATATAAGGAAAACAATGAGAAGTGCTCGGAAATGGTAACAGCCAAAACTTTAATATCAACTTTCACCAGGAAACAAAGACTAAAGTgccaaaatgaaaactgaattcATTTGGATTAGGTTTTATTATTAGAAGTTCTGCAACAACTCCAACCTGATTGTGAGGCTTCCTGTTGGTAAAACCTTATGTATTGCACTTCAGTGGACTAGTGCTCTCAGTGATAATGTATAGTTGTAAGTTGAAGCAAACTGGAGCAGatttgcagtttcttttttctttctatgcAGCAATAAATGCTTCAATTTGCATCTAAAAAGATGCAATTTGCAGACAATAAATATCAATTAAAGAACCACTTCTGTCTCCCAGCATCCCCGGAGCCCAACTGCTCCCCTGACTAGGAGTAGTTTGCTGAAAGTTGGAATTTACACACTAAATTTCTTTGGATTAATACAGTTTTTGTAACACTTAAACCAGGATTGTGCTGCAGTTCCTGTTGGTAAAACTCTGTGCATTTATTTCAGTGGTCTGGTGTTCTTAGTGAAGATCTATAGTTGTAACTTAAAGCAAACTAGGGCAGatttgcagtttcttttttctgtcataaattCTGCAACACAATTTgcatctaaaaaaaatgcaattgcAGACAATAAATATCAATTAAAGAACAAGTTGAGTGTTCAGGCATCCCTGGAGCTCAACTACTCCACTGACTAGCAGTAGTTTGGTCAGAGTTGGACTCAAATCTACATGCTATGTTTATTTGGAGAAACTTCTTTTAATACAGTTTTTGCCACACCTAAACTAGGATTGTGAGGCTGATTTAAGCTGCAGGTCCTGTTGGTAAAACCCTATGTATTGCACTTCAGTGGCCTGGTGCTCTTAGTGAAGACGTATAGTTGTAACTTGAAGCAAACTAGGGCAGatttgcagtttcttttttcttcccatGCAGCGATAAATGCTTCAATGCAATTTGCatctaccaaaaaaaagatGCTATTGCAAACAATAAATATCAATTAAAGAACTACTTCTGTGTTCCGGTATCCCCGGAGCTCAGCTACTCCCCTGACTAAGAGTAGTTTGCTGAAAGTTGGACTCAAATTTACACACTAAATGTCAACTACAATGGGCTTTTCGAATGCAACAGCAAAAGTATAATACCCTAAGATATATCTTTCCCCCAATTACCTCACCTATAAGGTCAGGTTCCCATGGAAACCACTGCAAAATCCCATAAAAGTGAAACAGCTTCCCCCTCCTGCCCCCTCAGGACAGAGCGGGTTCTGGCAGACCCAGCAGAGTCAGCTGTCGTCTTCCCTGGCGGCGCGACAAGTTGATATTTCATTTGAATGCACGGTGCTCTGAGCACTGATGCAAAGGCTATTACCCAGAGTGCCCAAGTGGCTTGGCCAACAGTGCTAAGGCCGATCGCCGGGGCACttcaaagaaatgaaaagtgtgcaagaaaacaaaatatatcT
Encoded proteins:
- the lrrtm4l1 gene encoding leucine rich repeat transmembrane neuronal 4 like 1; translation: MGPLLSDGRLTHLLFPLLLLLRAPLLFSFGERTCPNFCRCEGKTVHCDSSGFLDVPENISVGCQGLSLRYNELHTLLPYQFAHLSQLLWIYLDHNQISAVDSRAFQGVRRLKELILSSNRITSLHNSTFHGIPNLRSLDLSYNKLEILQPGQFHGLRKLQNLHLRSNGLSNIPIRAFLECRSLEFLDLGYNRIKALTRTTFLGLQKLMELHLEHNQFSRINFFLFPRLANLRSLYLQWNRIRVVNQGLPWTWYTLQKLDLSGNEIQTLDPAVFHCLPNLQVLNLESNKLSNVSQEAVLAWISLTSISLAGNMWDCGTGICPLVAWLRNFRGSKDTTMICSSPKYLQGEKIMEATRNHGICEETDYILTETPSPMSELISEATAEPTFAPTSGSPPLPPTNTFGPIPPFRPRPIPHPTYPGHMSKDPRDSMVRPRPTQLPPPEMEHMTLHKVVVGSVALFFTMSLILTIIYVLWRRYPGATRLLQQRSMVGRKRRKKSPEPEQNLSSQLQEYYMSYNPAATPEALEVLGNGTGSCTCTISGSRECENEYTCPRPLPGAWLGDVPTIH